The following are encoded in a window of Geobacter metallireducens GS-15 genomic DNA:
- a CDS encoding YbgC/FadM family acyl-CoA thioesterase: MEFRVYYEDTDAGGIVYHARYLGFFERGRCEFLRRRGLSVRELADEGAVFPVVRMEVDFRASAVLDDLLRVETEVLEVGKATFSLRQRVVRAEDGKTLVEGRVTLVCVRPGMKPRRLPEQLIGALRSTNGAG; this comes from the coding sequence ATGGAGTTTCGCGTCTACTATGAGGACACCGATGCCGGAGGGATTGTCTACCATGCCCGCTACCTGGGTTTTTTCGAGCGGGGGAGGTGCGAGTTCCTCCGCCGGCGGGGACTGTCGGTGCGGGAGTTGGCCGACGAGGGTGCCGTCTTCCCGGTAGTGCGGATGGAGGTGGATTTCCGGGCGTCGGCGGTCCTCGATGACCTCCTCCGGGTGGAAACCGAGGTGCTTGAGGTGGGGAAGGCCACGTTCTCCCTGAGGCAGCGGGTAGTGAGGGCGGAAGACGGAAAGACCCTCGTGGAGGGGCGCGTCACCCTCGTCTGCGTCCGGCCTGGGATGAAGCCCCGCCGGCTTCCCGAGCAACTCATCGGGGCGCTCAGATCTACGAATGGGGCCGGCTAA
- a CDS encoding phage holin family protein, producing MLGIILKLIVNAVALFAVVRLVPGISIAGSGTLFLAALVLGFLNAVLRPIISFFTLPITVLTLGLFTLVVNGAVFALAAWIVPGFNIAGIGSAILGALVFSVVSFVLNIIVRPVE from the coding sequence ATGCTCGGAATTATCCTTAAATTGATTGTCAACGCAGTGGCCCTCTTTGCCGTGGTCCGCCTGGTTCCCGGCATCAGCATCGCCGGTAGCGGTACTCTTTTCCTTGCGGCCCTTGTGCTGGGCTTCCTCAACGCGGTACTCAGGCCCATCATCTCCTTTTTCACCCTGCCGATCACGGTGCTCACCCTCGGCCTCTTCACCCTCGTGGTGAACGGCGCCGTCTTTGCCCTGGCCGCCTGGATCGTCCCGGGATTCAACATCGCCGGCATCGGGAGCGCCATTCTAGGCGCACTCGTCTTCAGCGTCGTCAGTTTCGTGCTCAATATAATCGTTCGGCCGGTCGAGTGA
- a CDS encoding glycine cleavage system protein R: MSTKKTDSLAHYAVTVVGKDRPGIVAATAGVLYRLGCNVEDSSSTMLGGEFSMILIVSHEKPFSKGRILEEFRGVAEEMGLTVAARTLSPDEVAYQAPEGELCMVSVYGSDRPGIIYRVTNELAERKVNITDLNTKLIGTKEEPVYVLMLEAALPEGIVVEDVAAMFDKIKKEMNVEISVRSITPVSL, encoded by the coding sequence ATGAGCACGAAGAAAACGGATTCCCTTGCCCACTACGCCGTCACGGTTGTGGGAAAAGACCGCCCCGGTATCGTGGCCGCAACGGCCGGGGTCCTCTACCGGCTGGGGTGCAACGTCGAGGATTCCAGCTCCACCATGCTCGGGGGGGAGTTCTCCATGATTCTCATCGTCTCCCATGAGAAACCCTTCAGCAAGGGGAGGATTCTGGAGGAGTTCCGGGGAGTGGCGGAAGAGATGGGGCTCACGGTGGCGGCCCGGACCCTTTCCCCCGACGAGGTGGCCTACCAGGCGCCGGAAGGGGAGCTCTGCATGGTTTCGGTCTACGGCTCCGACCGGCCCGGGATCATCTACCGCGTGACAAATGAGCTGGCAGAGCGGAAGGTGAATATTACCGACCTCAATACCAAGCTCATCGGCACCAAGGAAGAGCCGGTCTACGTCCTGATGCTGGAGGCGGCACTACCGGAAGGTATTGTCGTGGAAGACGTGGCGGCAATGTTCGACAAGATTAAGAAGGAGATGAACGTGGAGATTTCGGTGCGATCCATCACGCCGGTCTCCCTCTGA
- a CDS encoding DnaJ C-terminal domain-containing protein produces MAQTDYYEVLGLKKGATEAEIKKAYRKLAVKYHPDKNPGDKGAEDKFKEINEAYAVLSDPQKRAQYDQFGSSGFHQRYSQEDIFRGFDVGDIFKDMGFGTDDIFSRIFGGAGGFRQGGFGFGGGRRRGEDFTMEVPVTFRESYDGGEKRVAFMRDGKREELAVKIPAGVEDGARLRVAGKGGFGHGGGPTGDLYLIIKVGTDPHFTREGDDIVVERKIRFTDALLGASLDVPTLEGTKRIKIPAGIQPGTKIRLKGLGFPRMGKAGKGDLFVRIGVSVPESLTPEQKTLVEELRGKGL; encoded by the coding sequence ATGGCGCAAACGGATTACTACGAGGTACTCGGCCTGAAGAAAGGGGCCACTGAAGCTGAGATCAAGAAAGCTTACCGGAAGCTGGCCGTCAAGTACCATCCCGACAAAAATCCCGGCGACAAGGGGGCCGAGGACAAATTCAAGGAGATCAACGAGGCCTATGCGGTCCTCTCCGATCCCCAGAAGCGGGCCCAGTACGACCAGTTCGGCTCCAGCGGCTTCCACCAGCGCTACAGCCAGGAGGACATCTTCCGCGGGTTTGACGTGGGGGACATCTTCAAGGACATGGGGTTCGGCACCGACGACATCTTCTCCCGCATCTTCGGCGGCGCCGGCGGTTTCCGCCAGGGTGGGTTCGGCTTCGGTGGCGGTCGCCGGCGGGGCGAGGACTTCACCATGGAGGTTCCCGTTACGTTCCGGGAATCGTATGACGGCGGAGAAAAGCGAGTGGCCTTCATGCGAGACGGGAAGCGGGAGGAGCTCGCCGTCAAGATACCGGCCGGGGTGGAGGACGGCGCGCGGCTTCGGGTAGCGGGGAAGGGGGGCTTTGGCCATGGCGGCGGACCAACCGGCGACCTCTACCTGATCATCAAGGTGGGAACCGATCCCCATTTCACTCGGGAGGGTGATGACATCGTGGTGGAGCGGAAGATCCGCTTTACCGACGCCCTCCTCGGTGCCTCCCTCGACGTGCCAACCTTGGAGGGTACCAAGCGGATCAAGATACCCGCCGGCATCCAGCCGGGGACCAAGATCCGCCTCAAGGGGCTCGGCTTCCCCCGCATGGGGAAGGCGGGAAAGGGAGATCTTTTCGTGCGGATTGGGGTGTCAGTGCCCGAGAGCCTTACCCCGGAGCAGAAGACCCTGGTGGAGGAGTTGCGGGGCAAGGGGCTGTAA
- a CDS encoding peptidylprolyl isomerase has translation MKRTAVLTILSATLLAVPFTGCKGKTETGTATAPAKKAGEVIAEVNGDTITTGDFQKELENLPPYLKPMADTAEGKKELLDTMVVRELILQQARKDGLDKSPDVAAKLEELKKRVVVEAFLKKKVEEQAKVSDEEMKKFYEENKDKFKTGPQVHASHILMKSEDEAQKVLKELKEGGNFEELAKKHSIDSAAAKGGDLGWFSKGSMVPEFEKVVFGLKEGETSGIVKTKFGYHIIKLTGKRPAGIRTFDEVKEQLRAAILPSKQQEVFQKLKDDIKKGAKVTIKEDVLKGIGGAAAEKPAPAGPESTPAKKAETK, from the coding sequence GTGAAACGAACAGCGGTTCTGACGATCCTCTCGGCCACCCTCCTGGCGGTCCCGTTCACCGGCTGCAAAGGAAAGACCGAAACCGGCACTGCCACGGCCCCCGCCAAGAAGGCCGGGGAAGTGATCGCCGAGGTTAACGGCGACACCATCACCACCGGCGACTTCCAGAAGGAGCTGGAAAACCTTCCCCCCTACCTGAAGCCCATGGCCGACACTGCCGAAGGGAAAAAGGAACTCCTCGATACCATGGTGGTCCGGGAGCTGATCCTCCAGCAGGCCAGAAAGGACGGCCTGGACAAGAGCCCCGACGTGGCAGCCAAGCTGGAGGAGCTCAAGAAGCGGGTCGTAGTGGAGGCGTTCCTCAAGAAGAAAGTGGAGGAGCAGGCCAAAGTCTCCGACGAGGAGATGAAGAAATTCTACGAAGAAAACAAGGACAAATTCAAGACCGGTCCCCAGGTCCACGCGAGCCACATTCTCATGAAGAGCGAGGACGAAGCCCAGAAGGTCCTCAAGGAACTCAAAGAAGGGGGGAACTTCGAGGAGCTGGCCAAGAAGCACTCCATCGACTCCGCCGCGGCCAAGGGAGGCGACCTGGGATGGTTCAGCAAGGGCTCCATGGTCCCCGAATTCGAAAAGGTGGTATTCGGCCTGAAAGAGGGGGAAACCTCCGGCATCGTCAAGACCAAGTTCGGCTACCACATTATCAAGCTGACCGGCAAGCGGCCGGCCGGCATCCGTACCTTCGACGAGGTGAAAGAGCAGCTCAGGGCAGCCATCCTCCCCAGCAAGCAGCAGGAAGTCTTCCAGAAGCTCAAGGATGACATCAAGAAGGGGGCCAAGGTCACCATCAAGGAGGACGTCCTCAAGGGAATCGGAGGCGCCGCCGCGGAAAAGCCGGCACCCGCGGGCCCCGAGAGCACTCCGGCAAAGAAAGCGGAAACGAAGTAA
- a CDS encoding peptidylprolyl isomerase gives MIKTLITATLVLIATLPSPSHAEVVNRILAVVNDEIITSYAVEKEKATILKEAERQQPPPPPESLVHLDETALNRLIDKKLVEQKVRELDIKVSEEEVRQAIEDVKRQNKLSQESLVSALANQGLSFDQYKVQIREQLERLRLVSQEVRSKIQVGEREMREYYEANPGRFGGEENFRARNIYFKLDEKMPADQVKKIMTTALTVLHEARDGKDFAELARQHSDDPAAKNTGGDLGTFRKGDILPEFEESLIKMKPGEVSDLIYVSGGLHIVKLEARFAGTPKPFEQVKAEVEDILYRKKSEERFNQWVADLRKGAAIEIRQETGTGDRGPAKP, from the coding sequence ATGATCAAAACCCTCATCACAGCCACCCTTGTCCTTATCGCCACCCTTCCCTCACCGTCACACGCAGAGGTGGTCAACCGGATTCTTGCCGTCGTCAACGACGAAATCATCACCTCCTACGCGGTCGAGAAGGAAAAGGCCACTATCCTCAAAGAGGCTGAGCGCCAGCAGCCTCCGCCCCCCCCTGAATCCCTCGTCCATCTGGACGAGACGGCCCTTAACCGCCTCATCGACAAGAAGCTCGTGGAGCAGAAAGTCCGGGAGCTGGACATCAAGGTAAGCGAAGAGGAAGTCCGGCAGGCCATCGAGGACGTGAAGCGGCAGAACAAGCTCTCCCAGGAGTCCCTCGTATCGGCCCTGGCCAATCAGGGGCTCTCCTTCGACCAGTACAAGGTCCAGATCCGCGAACAGCTGGAGCGGCTGCGCCTTGTAAGCCAGGAGGTGCGGTCGAAGATCCAGGTCGGTGAACGGGAGATGCGGGAGTACTACGAGGCGAACCCCGGCCGGTTTGGCGGCGAGGAGAACTTCCGGGCCCGCAACATCTACTTCAAGCTCGATGAAAAGATGCCGGCCGACCAGGTGAAGAAGATCATGACCACCGCCCTGACCGTCCTCCACGAGGCCCGTGACGGCAAGGACTTTGCCGAACTGGCCCGCCAGCACTCAGACGACCCTGCGGCAAAGAATACCGGTGGCGATCTGGGAACCTTCCGCAAGGGGGACATCCTCCCCGAATTCGAGGAGAGCCTCATAAAGATGAAGCCGGGCGAGGTGAGCGACCTCATCTATGTCTCGGGGGGGCTCCACATCGTCAAGCTGGAGGCACGCTTCGCCGGCACACCGAAACCCTTCGAACAGGTCAAGGCCGAAGTGGAGGACATCCTCTACCGGAAAAAGTCGGAAGAGCGCTTCAACCAGTGGGTGGCCGACCTCCGCAAGGGGGCGGCCATAGAGATTAGACAGGAAACGGGGACCGGGGACCGGGGACCAGCAAAACCGTAA
- the def gene encoding peptide deformylase — protein sequence MPAQPILCYPHPVLKKVSHAVAVIDDEIRGLIDDLLDTMRAGPGSVGVAAPQIGATLRVCVVDVSGSRHGKENNHGVLVMVNPEIVHREGAAIMREGCMSVPDYTGDVERATTITVRFRDGEGTEREISASGFEAVAIQHEMDHLDGILFLDRIVSLKTGLFRRKNYR from the coding sequence ATGCCCGCACAGCCCATCCTCTGCTATCCCCATCCCGTTCTAAAGAAGGTGAGCCATGCCGTCGCCGTTATCGACGACGAGATCCGGGGTCTTATCGACGACCTTCTGGACACCATGCGTGCCGGACCCGGCTCCGTCGGGGTCGCCGCACCCCAGATCGGCGCCACCCTCAGGGTCTGCGTGGTGGACGTCTCCGGAAGCCGTCACGGCAAGGAGAACAACCACGGTGTCCTTGTCATGGTAAACCCCGAGATCGTCCACCGGGAAGGTGCGGCTATCATGCGGGAGGGATGCATGAGCGTCCCAGACTACACCGGCGACGTAGAGCGGGCCACCACCATCACCGTCCGGTTCCGGGACGGGGAGGGGACGGAGCGGGAGATCTCCGCCAGCGGCTTCGAGGCGGTCGCCATCCAGCACGAGATGGACCATCTGGACGGGATCCTCTTTTTGGATCGGATCGTGTCGCTCAAGACGGGGCTGTTCCGGAGGAAGAACTACAGGTAG
- the mfd gene encoding transcription-repair coupling factor, whose product MPLVDSQLIDRITGHLAPKTGRVTLTGLKGSAPAYLLAQLLKTAERPLLVIAPDADRAAEICTELRFFSGRPFDVLSFPAWDVAPFEKGSPHADVTGQRLACLRRLMDRKTAAVVTTPDALRQRVLPRTMLDNASLYFLPGEESNRDEFLAKLVTLGYLNVPLVEDRGTFAVRGGIVDIFPPGFEQPVRIEFFGDFVETIRAFDPLSQRSLAPLEELLLLPSREMVLTDEVLKSASHHIKARCDELEISPVARRELLEQLQQGLYPTGVEWLLPLFHPRLETLFDYAGDAVRVVLDPEALAEEDERFDRELVTAEDQARERGDLFASPAEFFLTASETAGSIEAGRLVTIPYLTVTGESDEKTALALDIQENTDLKVDVSSDSERILKPLVTRLNGWLEERQRVIVACHQRGQAQRLYELLSHYPLPLNISDRPFPAERERDDGKVDVVIGDLSRGFRLPEEKLIVIAEEEIFGRRQKRRGVSELRKKQIMTSLAELKPGDYMVHLDHGIGIYRGLQHISLSGCAGDFILLEYAGGDKLYLPVDRLNLVQRYVGAEGLEPRVDKLGGTSWEKAKGKARAAVQEMAGELLQIYAARQLHEGHAFSPPDDLYREFEASFAYEETSDQMSAIMDVIGDMTSAKPMDRLVCGDVGYGKTEVAMRGAFKAVMDGKQVAVLVPTTVLAQQHLETFKARLGAYPVTVEMLSRFRTPKEQKEILEKVKKGAIDVIIGTHRLLQSDVTFKDLGLLIVDEEQRFGVTHKEKLKKYKAVVDILTLTATPIPRTLYMSMMGIRDLSIIDTPPVDRLAVKTFVARSSDDLIREAVMRELRRGGQIFFVHNRVQSIMNWAEHLRRIVPEAKIAVGHGQMDEGELEKVMLGFMHGETNLLLCTTIIESGLDIPNANTLIIDRADTFGLAQLYQLRGRVGRSKQRAYAYLLIPGEGAISSDARERLKIIQELTELGAGFRLATHDLEIRGAGDILGAKQSGNIAAVGFDLYTELLEEAIQNLKGEERLERVEPEINLRIPAFVPEDYVREPNQRLIIYKKLTQAESEEEVDEVMAELVDRFGKLPLAATYLLEVMKLRIHFKRFLITMAEFDGRRLCLSFHQKTPVPPDTIIGLIRSNPKRYQFSPDFRLTAELADTSFEGVLEEARNLLKRLG is encoded by the coding sequence ATCGGCCCCGGCCTATCTCCTGGCCCAGCTTCTGAAAACGGCGGAGCGCCCCCTCCTCGTCATCGCCCCCGACGCCGACAGGGCCGCCGAGATCTGCACCGAGCTTCGCTTCTTCAGCGGGCGCCCCTTCGACGTCCTCTCCTTTCCCGCCTGGGACGTGGCCCCCTTCGAAAAGGGATCGCCCCACGCCGACGTGACCGGCCAGCGGCTCGCCTGCCTCCGCCGCCTCATGGACCGCAAGACGGCCGCCGTGGTGACCACACCGGACGCCCTCAGGCAGCGGGTGCTCCCCAGGACGATGCTGGACAACGCCTCCCTCTACTTCCTCCCCGGCGAGGAAAGCAACCGGGATGAATTTCTCGCAAAACTCGTCACCCTGGGCTACCTGAATGTCCCCCTGGTGGAAGACCGGGGAACCTTCGCCGTAAGGGGAGGGATCGTGGACATATTCCCCCCCGGTTTCGAACAGCCGGTGCGGATCGAGTTCTTCGGCGACTTCGTGGAGACCATCCGGGCCTTCGATCCCCTATCCCAGCGCTCCCTGGCTCCCCTGGAAGAGCTCCTTCTCCTCCCCTCCCGGGAGATGGTCCTGACCGATGAAGTGCTGAAGTCCGCCTCTCACCACATCAAGGCCCGCTGCGACGAGCTGGAAATATCCCCCGTGGCCCGGCGAGAACTTCTGGAGCAGCTACAGCAAGGCCTCTATCCCACCGGCGTAGAGTGGCTCCTCCCTCTCTTCCACCCCCGGTTGGAGACCCTCTTCGACTATGCCGGCGACGCAGTCCGGGTGGTGTTGGACCCGGAAGCCCTGGCCGAAGAGGACGAACGTTTCGACCGCGAACTGGTAACGGCCGAGGACCAGGCCCGGGAACGGGGAGACCTCTTCGCGTCACCGGCGGAATTCTTCCTGACAGCTTCGGAAACCGCCGGCAGCATCGAAGCGGGACGGCTCGTGACCATCCCCTACCTGACCGTAACCGGGGAGAGCGACGAAAAAACAGCCCTCGCCCTGGACATCCAGGAAAACACCGACCTCAAGGTGGATGTCTCCTCCGACAGCGAGCGGATCCTGAAGCCTCTGGTGACAAGGCTCAACGGCTGGCTGGAGGAACGGCAGCGGGTGATCGTCGCCTGCCACCAGCGGGGCCAGGCCCAGCGCCTCTACGAGCTCCTCTCCCACTACCCCCTCCCCCTGAACATCTCCGACCGCCCCTTCCCCGCCGAGCGGGAGCGGGACGACGGCAAGGTGGACGTTGTAATCGGCGACCTTTCACGGGGGTTCCGGCTCCCCGAAGAGAAGCTCATTGTTATCGCCGAAGAGGAGATCTTCGGCCGCCGCCAGAAGCGGCGCGGGGTCTCGGAGCTGCGCAAGAAGCAGATCATGACGTCGCTGGCCGAGCTGAAGCCCGGCGACTACATGGTCCACCTGGACCACGGCATCGGCATCTACCGGGGACTGCAACACATTTCCCTGAGCGGCTGCGCCGGGGACTTCATCCTCCTGGAGTACGCGGGGGGAGACAAGCTCTACCTCCCCGTGGACCGGCTGAACCTGGTCCAGCGCTACGTGGGGGCCGAGGGGCTCGAACCCCGGGTGGACAAGCTGGGGGGGACCTCCTGGGAAAAGGCCAAGGGGAAGGCCCGGGCCGCCGTCCAGGAGATGGCCGGAGAACTGCTCCAGATCTACGCTGCCCGCCAGCTCCACGAAGGGCATGCCTTCTCCCCCCCCGACGACCTCTACCGGGAGTTTGAGGCCTCCTTCGCCTACGAGGAGACCTCGGACCAGATGTCGGCCATCATGGATGTGATCGGCGACATGACGAGCGCGAAGCCCATGGACCGCCTTGTCTGCGGCGACGTCGGCTACGGCAAGACCGAGGTGGCCATGCGGGGGGCTTTCAAGGCGGTCATGGACGGGAAACAGGTGGCGGTGCTGGTCCCCACCACGGTCCTGGCCCAGCAGCACCTGGAAACCTTCAAGGCCCGTCTCGGCGCCTACCCGGTCACCGTAGAGATGCTCTCCCGCTTCCGCACGCCCAAGGAGCAGAAGGAAATCCTTGAGAAGGTGAAGAAAGGGGCCATCGACGTCATCATCGGTACCCATCGCCTGCTCCAGAGCGACGTGACCTTCAAGGACCTGGGGCTCCTCATCGTGGACGAGGAGCAGCGCTTCGGCGTCACCCACAAGGAAAAACTCAAGAAATACAAGGCGGTGGTGGATATCCTGACCCTCACCGCCACCCCGATCCCCCGGACCCTCTACATGTCCATGATGGGGATCCGGGATCTCTCCATCATCGACACCCCGCCCGTGGACCGGCTGGCGGTGAAGACCTTCGTGGCCCGCTCCTCCGACGACCTTATCCGGGAGGCGGTCATGCGGGAGCTGCGCCGGGGGGGGCAGATCTTCTTCGTCCACAACCGGGTCCAGTCCATCATGAACTGGGCCGAGCACCTGCGCCGCATCGTCCCCGAGGCGAAGATCGCCGTGGGGCACGGCCAGATGGACGAAGGGGAACTGGAGAAGGTGATGCTCGGCTTCATGCACGGGGAGACCAATCTCCTGCTCTGCACGACCATAATCGAGTCGGGGCTCGACATCCCCAACGCCAACACCCTCATCATCGACCGGGCGGACACCTTCGGCCTGGCCCAGCTCTACCAGCTTCGGGGTCGCGTCGGGCGCTCCAAGCAGCGGGCCTACGCCTACCTGCTGATCCCCGGCGAAGGGGCCATCTCGTCCGATGCCCGTGAACGGCTGAAGATTATTCAGGAACTGACGGAACTCGGCGCCGGTTTCCGGCTCGCCACCCATGATCTCGAAATCCGCGGCGCCGGCGACATCCTCGGGGCCAAGCAGTCGGGGAACATAGCCGCCGTTGGCTTTGACCTCTACACGGAGCTCCTGGAGGAGGCGATCCAGAACCTGAAGGGTGAGGAACGGCTGGAGCGGGTGGAGCCGGAGATCAACCTCCGCATCCCCGCCTTCGTTCCCGAGGATTACGTCCGGGAGCCGAACCAGCGGCTTATCATCTACAAGAAGCTCACCCAGGCCGAAAGCGAGGAAGAAGTGGACGAAGTCATGGCGGAACTGGTGGACCGCTTCGGCAAGCTTCCCCTGGCCGCCACGTACCTCCTGGAAGTGATGAAGCTGCGGATTCACTTCAAGCGCTTCCTGATCACCATGGCGGAATTCGACGGCAGGCGCCTCTGCCTCAGCTTCCACCAGAAGACGCCGGTCCCTCCGGATACCATCATCGGACTCATCCGTTCAAACCCGAAGCGATACCAGTTCTCACCGGACTTCCGGCTTACGGCGGAGCTTGCCGACACCTCCTTCGAGGGGGTCCTGGAAGAGGCCAGAAATCTCTTGAAAAGGCTTGGGTGA
- the hemG gene encoding protoporphyrinogen oxidase — translation MKKVIVVGGGISGLATAFELRNKGAEAGIELDVTLLEKEERVGGKIWSIKEEGYLCEWGPNGFLDSKPQTLDLCRDLGASERLLRSNDNARKRFIYTGGVLNRLPENGPTFLKSSLISWPGKLRLAMEPFISKRTDGTDETLASFGRRRLGEEALQKLISPMVSGIFAGDPETMSLRSCFPRIAELEDEYGSLIKAMIKLAKKKKQEAAQGKAVSSAAGPGGVLTSFRWGIQELTDILAEQLGSATVVTGQPVTGLTRGSSVPWRLKTPTVDIDADVVILASPAHATAGIVSGVDAAMAQVLGEIPYASMTVVCFGFERERIAYDLNGFGYLIPKDEGMNTLGTLWDSSIFENRAPEGKVLLRSMLGGACFPEYVKLSDAEVMQRVKADLKATMGITADPSFIRIFRHPQAIPQYTVGHGKRLAALQERSSALPGLFLTGNSYRGIGLNDCATAANRTTDEVVAYLKGR, via the coding sequence ATGAAAAAAGTTATCGTGGTGGGGGGCGGCATTTCTGGGCTCGCAACCGCCTTTGAGCTGCGCAATAAAGGAGCAGAGGCGGGCATCGAGCTGGATGTGACCCTGCTGGAAAAGGAAGAGCGGGTCGGCGGCAAGATCTGGAGCATCAAGGAGGAGGGATACCTCTGCGAGTGGGGGCCCAACGGCTTTCTGGACTCCAAGCCCCAGACCCTCGACCTCTGCCGGGACCTGGGTGCCTCGGAAAGGCTCCTGCGGAGTAACGATAACGCCCGTAAGCGCTTCATCTACACCGGGGGCGTTCTGAACCGGCTCCCCGAGAACGGCCCCACGTTTCTCAAGAGCAGCCTCATCTCGTGGCCCGGCAAACTCCGCTTGGCAATGGAACCCTTCATCTCGAAGCGGACCGACGGCACCGACGAGACCCTCGCCTCCTTTGGCCGCCGGCGCCTCGGCGAGGAGGCCCTCCAGAAGCTCATCTCCCCCATGGTGTCGGGGATCTTCGCCGGCGACCCGGAAACCATGTCGCTCCGCTCCTGCTTCCCCCGCATCGCGGAACTGGAGGACGAATACGGTAGCCTCATAAAAGCCATGATCAAACTGGCGAAAAAGAAGAAGCAGGAAGCGGCCCAGGGAAAGGCGGTATCGAGCGCCGCCGGCCCCGGTGGAGTCCTCACCTCTTTCCGATGGGGGATCCAGGAGCTGACCGACATCCTGGCGGAGCAGCTCGGTTCCGCGACCGTGGTTACGGGTCAGCCCGTGACGGGCTTGACCAGGGGATCGAGCGTCCCGTGGCGGCTGAAGACACCCACCGTCGATATCGACGCCGACGTGGTGATTCTCGCCTCGCCGGCCCATGCCACCGCCGGCATCGTCAGCGGCGTTGACGCCGCCATGGCCCAGGTGCTGGGGGAGATCCCCTACGCCTCCATGACCGTGGTCTGCTTCGGCTTCGAACGGGAGCGGATCGCCTACGACCTGAACGGCTTCGGCTACCTGATCCCCAAGGATGAGGGGATGAACACCCTCGGTACCCTCTGGGACTCCAGCATCTTCGAAAACCGTGCCCCAGAGGGTAAGGTGTTACTGCGGAGCATGCTCGGCGGCGCCTGCTTCCCCGAGTACGTGAAACTTTCCGACGCGGAGGTGATGCAGCGGGTGAAGGCAGATCTCAAGGCGACCATGGGAATCACGGCGGACCCCTCCTTCATCAGGATCTTCCGCCATCCCCAGGCCATCCCCCAGTACACCGTCGGCCACGGAAAGCGCTTGGCGGCCCTCCAGGAACGCTCCTCGGCCCTCCCGGGGCTCTTCCTTACCGGAAACTCCTACCGCGGCATCGGCCTCAACGACTGCGCCACCGCCGCCAACCGCACCACCGACGAGGTGGTGGCCTATCTGAAGGGCCGATAG